In Nostoc edaphicum CCNP1411, the sequence GAGAATAGATTCAAGGCGATCTATACTAACTTCACCCCGTTGGTAGGCAGTAATTGTGAATCCTAAAAGGGCTGTGGGGAAAACTAGACGCTCTACATAAATTAACAGTGCTAAAAAGTCGCCAACCTGAAGGGTTCCAGAAGACATCCGCGCCGCCCCTAGCCAGATAATCACCAGTGAACTGACATTAGCTAGCCCGCCAATTAACGGAAACAGTGTATTTCGGATTTTTGCTAGTTCTAAGTTAGCAGTCAATAACTGCTGATTTTTCTTAGCAAAAGCTCGACGTTCATTAGCTTCTTGGGCATAGATTTTAATTAAGGCAATGCCACTGATATCCTCCTGAATGAGTTCGCTGATGTCAGAGAGTTGCTCTTGGACTGCTGCTTGTTGTTTGCGTAAGCGATCGCTAAACAGACTCACCAGTAAGAGCATAAAAGGGTACACTGCCAGGGAGGCTAGTGTGAGATCCACACTAATGGCCAGCATTACAGGCAGTGTCAGGGCGTAGGCAAACACAGTATTTGCCAAACTCAAAACTGCAAAACCCAATAACCGCTTGATATTGTCCACATCACTGGTAGCCCGATTAATCAAATCGCCAGCAGTATTACTGGCAAAATAAGCCGGCTCCAGCTTGAGTAAGTGTTCAAAAATCCGTTGTTTCAGGTCAAATTCTACCTGACGCCCCACCCCAAATAACCAAATGCGGGATGCCATCCGCATTAGCCACATTGCCGAACTGAGTAAGACAATGATCACTACGTAATGTAGTATTTGGTTCCAACTGAAGGTTGTCGAGAGTTTATCGACACCAGCACGAATCAACCAAGGGATATAAACGCCCAGTGCATTAACAGACAACAAAGCCAGAATGCCCAAGGACATTTCTTGCCAATGGGGTCGTAGGTAAGCACCGAGTTTAGCGAGTCGTCGAGATTTTGCCATTCAAGCAATTTTGCAACTTTATCATCATAGATTAACTGCTAGTCCCAGCAGGCAGCTATGCAGAGGGAATGGGGAAGGGTAAAAACCTATTTGGGGACAGTGGGCTAACTAATTCAACCCTTTGCCCTTTGCCCTTTACCCTTTACCCCCTTTTTTTACTTTATTACCGCTGAACACGCAAGAACCTGTAAACTTCAGCGAGATAACTTTCCCAAGTTCTTGTTGTCAATAGCAACGTTTCTGAATTTGGTACAAAGTCTTCAAGCCGTAAACCGCGTGTGCGAATATCTTGAGGATTTCCTTGTAATAGGTAGGGCGGCACTCTCAAATTATAAGAAAGAATGCTATCCCCAGTCACATCAGAGATATTCGTGGCGGTGTTTTGTTGCCCTAATGCTACCAGTGTCCCAGATATTGGTGCAGCACTTGCTACATAGGTTTCACCTGTCATTGCTAGAGGTGCTCTATAAAGGAAATAGGCGACTGCTGGTGTACTTGCCAACAGCAAAATCGTCAGTGACCAACCTATAAAGTATCCTCCTGGTTTCTCTATTCCACCTGCTTTGATTTTCTGAGCGGCAAGAATCATCAGTAAAACAGAAGCTCCTAGAGGCTTGAGTGGAAAAGATATCATCCTCCACAACGACGCCACAGCTGGTTCGTTGGGGTTAAGAAATGACAGGGCTACGATTACCAAGATAACGACTAAGATTAATCGCCCTACAAAAGTTCCAGAGGGATAAAATCTCTGGAACAGAGAATATACGATAGTGCCAATCAGCAGCCACAGCAGTACCCGACTTAGCAATAGAAACATAGATTAACTCTCAAATTTTCTGGTGCGGTGAGCCAGTGTGGTGGTGAGGCAGTTCACTTTGATTGGGGTTTTCACGCCACTTCCTTCAACGGGAGGGAACCCCCGCAACGGAGTGGCTTCCCAGAAGGAACTGCCGTGCATAATTTCCCTGTATAAAACAACTGGCGACTTCCTAGTTTTAGCGACGCTATAAACGTCACCCGTAAGGGCCAACCGAGAGGTTCCGGGAAATGGATTTATTTGATTGTCAAATTGTAATCGCACTGTTTGACTTAAAATACTTCAAACCTCACACCCAAAGACTACTACCGTCGTAGTGATTTTAGTGCAATTTTTTGACACTGCGCCTATTATTTATAATTTTCCAGAAGAGTAATGTAGCACCGGTAAACTAAATTAATTGAGTAATCCACTCAAAAGGAAAAACTATGTCGCCTGGAAAGCCTACCATTTTGGT encodes:
- a CDS encoding ABC transporter ATP-binding protein is translated as MAKSRRLAKLGAYLRPHWQEMSLGILALLSVNALGVYIPWLIRAGVDKLSTTFSWNQILHYVVIIVLLSSAMWLMRMASRIWLFGVGRQVEFDLKQRIFEHLLKLEPAYFASNTAGDLINRATSDVDNIKRLLGFAVLSLANTVFAYALTLPVMLAISVDLTLASLAVYPFMLLLVSLFSDRLRKQQAAVQEQLSDISELIQEDISGIALIKIYAQEANERRAFAKKNQQLLTANLELAKIRNTLFPLIGGLANVSSLVIIWLGAARMSSGTLQVGDFLALLIYVERLVFPTALLGFTITAYQRGEVSIDRLESILSVTPKVKDAADAIHLPMAELKGELTAKNLTYNYPGSNTPALANINFTIAPGETVAIVGAIGSGKSTLANALPRLLDIESGQLFLDGLDITKIALTDLRSAIAYVPQDSFLFSTTIKNNIRYGDPVSEQEQIEYVAKLAQIESEINNFPQQYETIVGERGITLSGGQRQRTALARAMLVNAPVLILDDALSSVDNQTATQILNNLSGGTERKTVIFITHQLSAAAAADRIFVMEKGKIVQIGNHLELLQQQGLYRTLWSQHQVEELLR